One genomic segment of Pseudomonas chlororaphis subsp. aurantiaca includes these proteins:
- a CDS encoding AraC family transcriptional regulator, with protein MSPAYHSLHEYTQRMNRVLEHIDQHLDQPLELAELAQVAHFSPFHFHRLFTAWVGETLGDYLRRRRLACAAYQLASHPELSILEVALEVGFSSGEAFSRAFKQHFSVTPSTWRSTEPKRWHRRLSDVRERRLRELSNPDQTHIPAFDDPDAFIHLKELTMNVTLKELPPVRVAYLRYIGPYGPGIGTFWRDTVAPWMVENGLLGRVRYGIGHDDPYLTPPEKCRYDACVEVPADFKASAPAVVTTLLGGLYAVAHYQGKGPDIADAWTELCRDWLPKSGMQFDARPAFERYPVDAKYDMKTGELECEICIPVKAL; from the coding sequence ATGAGCCCCGCCTACCACAGCCTCCACGAATACACCCAACGCATGAACCGGGTGCTGGAGCATATCGACCAACACCTGGACCAGCCGCTGGAGCTGGCCGAACTCGCGCAGGTCGCGCATTTTTCGCCCTTTCACTTCCATCGCCTGTTCACCGCCTGGGTCGGCGAAACCCTGGGCGACTACCTGCGCCGGCGCCGCCTGGCCTGTGCCGCCTATCAGCTGGCCAGCCATCCGGAGTTGAGCATCCTGGAAGTGGCGCTGGAGGTCGGCTTCAGCTCCGGCGAAGCGTTCTCCCGGGCGTTCAAGCAGCATTTCTCGGTCACCCCGAGCACCTGGCGCAGCACTGAACCCAAACGCTGGCACCGACGCCTCAGCGACGTCCGCGAACGGCGCCTGCGCGAATTGAGCAATCCTGATCAGACGCACATCCCGGCCTTCGACGATCCTGACGCCTTCATCCACCTGAAGGAACTCACGATGAACGTCACTCTCAAGGAACTGCCTCCAGTCCGCGTCGCCTACCTGCGCTACATCGGCCCCTACGGGCCGGGCATCGGCACCTTCTGGCGCGACACCGTCGCCCCCTGGATGGTCGAAAACGGCCTGCTGGGCCGCGTGCGCTACGGCATCGGCCACGACGATCCCTACCTCACCCCACCGGAAAAATGCCGCTACGACGCCTGCGTCGAAGTCCCCGCCGACTTCAAGGCCAGCGCCCCCGCCGTCGTCACCACCCTGCTCGGCGGCCTCTACGCCGTCGCCCACTACCAGGGCAAAGGCCCCGACATCGCCGACGCCTGGACCGAACTGTGCCGCGACTGGCTGCCCAAGAGCGGCATGCAGTTCGACGCCCGACCGGCGTTCGAGCGTTATCCGGTGGACGCGAAATACGACATGAAGACGGGGGAATTGGAGTGTGAGATCTGTATTCCGGTGAAGGCGTTGTAA